Proteins encoded in a region of the Mycolicibacterium duvalii genome:
- a CDS encoding nuclear transport factor 2 family protein, giving the protein MAFDPAAVARAFSEHRFDDALDHLAADVKWTIVGGMVLEGADAVRRTCRDTLESLRGARVEFDRSVTAAGREVVAVDTLVRYVRPDGLTAVASCTIYEFEGEKITTITSYAVEVDPDDAGAQPPPHR; this is encoded by the coding sequence ATGGCATTCGACCCGGCGGCGGTGGCCCGCGCCTTCTCCGAGCATCGGTTCGACGACGCGCTGGATCACCTCGCCGCCGACGTGAAGTGGACCATCGTGGGCGGGATGGTCCTCGAAGGGGCCGACGCGGTGCGGCGCACCTGCCGGGACACGTTGGAGAGCCTGCGGGGCGCGAGGGTGGAGTTCGACCGTAGTGTGACCGCGGCGGGCCGCGAGGTGGTGGCCGTCGACACCCTGGTGCGCTACGTGCGCCCGGACGGGCTCACCGCGGTGGCAAGCTGCACCATCTACGAGTTCGAGGGTGAGAAGATCACGACGATCACGTCCTACGCCGTGGAAGTCGACCCCGACGACGCCGGTGCACAACCCCCGCCGCACCGCTGA
- a CDS encoding type I polyketide synthase, whose amino-acid sequence MPADVTPTRAPEPIAVVGIGCRVAGGVGTVEQFWSFLLEGGSAVRQVPADRWEPYLHRDPRNAAVLRETTRWGTFLDDLPGFDADFFGVSPREAELMDPQQRLALEVSWEALEHAGIDPRALAGTDTAVLMGVNSDDYGKLLMEDLDGIEAWTGIGTSLCGVANRVSHLLDLRGPSVALDAACAASLVAVHQGCQLLRDGETSLVLAGGVSALIGPGLTRVLDVAGATAPDGRCKTFDASADGYGRGEGAGVVVLKRLTDATRDGDCVLAVVRGGAVAQDGRTVGIMSPNGQAQQDLFRLACRSSGIAPDSVGYIEAHGTGTPTGDPVEVAALSAVYGAGRAEAPCALGSVKPNTGHLEGGAGVIGLIKTVLALHHETLPPTAGVRTLNPAIDWAASGLRVPIAAEPWPRGTTPRRAAVCSYGYGGTIAHVLLEESPAIPSPEKPTSTAVFLPLSARADDRLARHAAVLADHLRGTGVDTERLAATLWTRRPHEPVRAAVVLDGLQPTHRAEAVVTALDTLAAQGRDPRVVTGHVLPGAGDGAVWVFSGHGSHWAGMGRELLVTEPLFAATVDEVDEVFHRELGFSAREALTAEDLGGTDQVQALTFAMQVGLAAVLTARGVTPSAVIGHSVGEVAACVVTGVFDLAHGAAVACYRARGFRRVAGSGAMALVRLPFDETARALAGRPDVVAAISASPQSTVISGTVAEVGDVAARWSAEGMMVRRVNTDVAFHSPAMDPLADDLARLVAGLPEPADPRIPLYSTALTDPRSMAARGPQYWATNLRDRVRFAEAVTAAAQDGHRLFLEVSAHPVVAHSIAETMAHLGHDEHAVVPVLRRDQPERRAVGAAVAGLYCHGAPVAHGYTRTSPWTSGLPGTQWRHRRFWRTPSAPPGTGAMHDVTSHTLLGGATEVTGPVPARVWQTRLDLTNRPYPGDHPVQHTEIVPAAVLLNTFLNAAQSGLNDIRLRTPVAPGRPRDIQVVLQDGVLRLASRVVEPDGGPEASGWLTHSSAVVATAADRHETLPDRLDDAVWQRCPRTLPAEHVVDTLAGVGVAAMGFDWQILDIRCGDTDMLVRVSAHADGSLPATWAGLLDAATSAASTVFDGPARLRMPARIGAIRISAPPPAVAVLHIRHRAGTTADVAIADQSGLVCASINAMTFEELENPGGSDPARMLHRMAWHPTPFDPDRRPDEVILIGEEPETSSFATVFGTDGVRTRCFRDVTQIPADTAPGAVILLTPSPSATPEATADLALRACQQMRRVTSGARLWVRTSGVHEGDNLAHAPLWGLTRVAAAEHPDLWGGVVDLAEDTVPVAVLAGLAGHGVVVVRDGVALTARLAHPDPGAAAFPFTCTPGGTYLITGGTGALGLRIAARLADLGARRLVLVSRSGLPPRRQWPRLDSASVAAVSALEERGVSVQVAAVDMAAPEAGEQLRELLAALPPVRGVVHAAGVEAGALLVNTTSDDLRAAMGPKVDGVQTLHGLFPPGQLDWMVLFSSCGYLAGFPGQGAYACANAYLDAFARRRQALGDRTVSVAWTAWRGLGMGSTSGYVAAQLEALGMGTVAAEDALRALDAAMRSGDPNAVVLPVLPQAAAVPMLADVAPAADDDADGAGGIVGPGDQDVERWVADQVIDVVAAELGCDHTDVDPRVPLIETGVDSIMTVAVRRALEKRTGLSLPPTLLWEHPSAAAVSARIVEMLGAPGDAASGIADRGRVGAP is encoded by the coding sequence GTGCCTGCCGACGTGACACCGACCCGAGCCCCCGAGCCGATCGCCGTCGTCGGCATCGGGTGTCGGGTGGCGGGCGGCGTCGGCACCGTCGAGCAGTTCTGGTCGTTCCTGCTCGAGGGCGGCAGCGCGGTGCGCCAGGTGCCGGCCGACCGCTGGGAGCCCTATCTGCACCGCGACCCGCGCAACGCCGCGGTGCTGCGCGAGACCACCCGGTGGGGCACCTTCCTTGACGACCTGCCCGGTTTCGACGCGGACTTCTTCGGGGTCTCCCCGCGGGAGGCCGAGTTGATGGATCCTCAGCAGCGGCTCGCGCTCGAGGTGTCGTGGGAAGCGTTGGAGCACGCCGGAATCGACCCGCGTGCGCTGGCCGGCACCGACACCGCGGTGCTGATGGGCGTCAATTCCGATGACTACGGCAAGCTGCTGATGGAGGACCTCGACGGCATCGAGGCCTGGACCGGGATCGGCACCTCGCTGTGCGGGGTGGCCAACCGCGTGTCGCATCTGCTCGACCTGCGCGGTCCGAGTGTGGCACTCGACGCCGCCTGTGCGGCGTCGCTGGTCGCCGTGCACCAGGGCTGCCAGTTGCTGCGCGACGGTGAGACGTCGCTGGTACTCGCTGGTGGGGTCAGCGCGCTGATCGGGCCCGGACTGACCCGGGTGCTCGACGTCGCAGGTGCCACCGCGCCCGACGGCAGGTGCAAGACGTTCGATGCCTCCGCCGACGGCTACGGACGGGGCGAGGGGGCCGGCGTCGTCGTGCTCAAACGACTCACCGACGCGACCCGCGACGGCGACTGCGTGCTCGCGGTGGTTCGCGGCGGTGCCGTCGCCCAGGACGGCCGCACCGTCGGCATCATGTCACCGAACGGCCAAGCGCAGCAGGATCTGTTCCGGCTCGCCTGCCGGAGTTCGGGCATCGCACCCGACAGCGTCGGCTACATCGAGGCCCACGGCACCGGCACCCCCACAGGCGACCCGGTCGAGGTCGCCGCGTTGTCGGCGGTGTACGGCGCCGGCCGCGCCGAAGCGCCCTGCGCCCTCGGATCGGTCAAGCCGAACACCGGACATCTCGAGGGCGGTGCCGGGGTGATCGGTCTGATCAAGACCGTGCTGGCGCTGCATCACGAGACGTTGCCGCCGACCGCCGGGGTGCGCACGCTCAACCCGGCCATCGACTGGGCCGCCAGCGGGTTGCGGGTGCCCATCGCGGCCGAACCCTGGCCGCGTGGCACCACACCGCGCCGCGCCGCGGTGTGCAGTTACGGCTACGGCGGCACCATCGCGCACGTCCTGCTCGAAGAGTCACCTGCTATACCTTCACCCGAGAAGCCGACGTCCACAGCAGTTTTCCTGCCGTTGTCGGCGCGCGCCGATGACCGCCTGGCTCGCCACGCCGCTGTACTGGCCGACCATCTGCGCGGCACGGGCGTCGACACCGAACGGCTGGCCGCGACGTTGTGGACCCGCCGGCCGCACGAACCGGTGCGCGCCGCGGTGGTGCTCGATGGTCTACAGCCGACCCACCGTGCGGAAGCCGTCGTCACCGCGCTTGACACCCTGGCCGCGCAGGGCCGGGACCCGCGGGTCGTGACCGGACACGTTCTCCCGGGTGCCGGGGACGGCGCGGTCTGGGTGTTCTCCGGCCACGGCTCCCATTGGGCCGGCATGGGCCGCGAATTGCTGGTCACCGAACCGCTTTTCGCGGCGACGGTCGACGAGGTGGACGAGGTGTTCCACCGCGAGCTGGGCTTCAGCGCCCGGGAGGCGCTGACCGCCGAAGACCTCGGAGGTACCGACCAGGTGCAGGCGCTGACCTTCGCGATGCAGGTCGGGCTGGCCGCGGTGCTGACCGCGCGCGGAGTCACCCCGTCGGCGGTGATCGGGCACTCCGTCGGTGAGGTCGCCGCGTGCGTGGTCACCGGCGTCTTCGACCTCGCCCACGGCGCGGCGGTGGCCTGCTACCGCGCCCGCGGCTTCCGCCGGGTCGCCGGCAGTGGAGCGATGGCATTGGTGCGGCTGCCGTTCGACGAGACCGCCCGTGCGCTGGCCGGACGCCCGGATGTGGTGGCGGCCATCAGCGCGTCACCGCAATCCACGGTGATCTCGGGCACCGTCGCCGAGGTCGGCGACGTGGCGGCGCGGTGGAGCGCTGAGGGCATGATGGTGCGCCGGGTCAACACCGACGTCGCATTCCACAGTCCCGCGATGGACCCGCTGGCTGACGACCTGGCCCGGCTGGTAGCTGGGCTGCCCGAACCGGCGGACCCGCGAATCCCGTTGTACAGCACCGCATTGACCGATCCGCGGTCGATGGCGGCGCGCGGGCCGCAGTACTGGGCCACCAACCTGCGCGACCGGGTGCGTTTCGCCGAGGCAGTGACCGCCGCCGCCCAGGACGGCCATCGGCTCTTCCTCGAGGTGTCCGCACACCCGGTGGTGGCCCATTCCATCGCCGAGACGATGGCGCATCTCGGACACGACGAGCACGCGGTGGTCCCGGTGCTGCGCCGCGACCAGCCGGAACGGCGCGCCGTCGGAGCCGCGGTCGCCGGGCTGTACTGCCACGGTGCGCCGGTGGCCCACGGTTACACCCGGACCAGTCCGTGGACGTCGGGGCTGCCCGGCACCCAGTGGCGGCACCGCCGGTTCTGGCGCACCCCGAGCGCCCCGCCCGGTACCGGGGCTATGCACGACGTCACATCGCATACTCTGCTCGGGGGGGCGACCGAGGTCACCGGCCCGGTCCCGGCCCGCGTTTGGCAGACCCGACTCGATCTCACCAACCGGCCCTACCCCGGTGACCATCCGGTGCAGCACACCGAGATCGTTCCCGCCGCAGTACTTCTCAACACATTCCTGAACGCTGCCCAAAGCGGCCTCAACGACATCCGGTTGCGCACCCCGGTGGCGCCGGGACGTCCCCGCGACATCCAGGTGGTGCTGCAGGACGGCGTACTGCGCCTGGCCTCCCGCGTCGTCGAACCCGACGGCGGCCCGGAGGCAAGCGGGTGGCTGACGCACAGCAGCGCGGTGGTGGCCACGGCCGCAGACCGCCACGAGACGCTCCCAGACCGGCTCGACGACGCGGTATGGCAGCGCTGCCCCCGCACACTGCCGGCCGAACACGTCGTGGACACCCTGGCCGGTGTCGGAGTCGCGGCGATGGGCTTCGACTGGCAGATCCTGGACATCCGCTGCGGTGACACCGACATGCTGGTGCGGGTATCGGCACACGCCGACGGTTCGCTGCCGGCGACCTGGGCGGGTCTGCTCGACGCGGCGACCTCGGCCGCGTCGACAGTGTTCGACGGACCGGCCCGACTACGGATGCCCGCCCGCATCGGCGCCATCCGGATCAGTGCTCCGCCGCCCGCGGTGGCGGTGCTGCACATCCGGCACCGGGCGGGAACCACCGCCGACGTCGCGATCGCCGACCAGTCCGGCCTGGTGTGCGCATCGATCAACGCGATGACCTTCGAGGAACTCGAGAACCCCGGCGGCAGCGACCCGGCGCGGATGCTGCACCGGATGGCATGGCACCCGACCCCGTTCGACCCCGACCGGCGACCGGACGAGGTGATCCTCATCGGTGAGGAGCCCGAGACATCGTCGTTTGCAACGGTATTCGGCACTGATGGGGTGCGGACCCGGTGCTTCCGGGACGTGACGCAGATCCCGGCCGACACCGCGCCCGGCGCCGTGATACTGCTGACGCCTTCACCGTCCGCGACTCCCGAGGCCACCGCCGACCTGGCGCTACGCGCATGCCAACAGATGCGCCGCGTCACGTCCGGTGCTCGTCTGTGGGTGCGGACGAGCGGCGTGCACGAAGGCGACAACCTTGCGCATGCGCCGCTGTGGGGGCTGACCCGGGTCGCGGCCGCCGAGCATCCCGACCTGTGGGGCGGCGTGGTGGACCTGGCCGAGGACACCGTGCCCGTCGCGGTGCTGGCCGGACTGGCGGGTCACGGCGTGGTGGTCGTGCGCGACGGCGTCGCGCTGACCGCCCGGCTGGCCCACCCCGATCCTGGCGCCGCGGCGTTCCCCTTCACCTGCACGCCGGGTGGGACCTATCTGATCACCGGAGGCACCGGCGCGCTGGGATTGCGCATCGCGGCGCGGCTGGCCGATCTCGGGGCGCGTCGCCTGGTCTTGGTGTCGCGCAGCGGTCTGCCGCCGCGCCGGCAATGGCCGCGTCTGGACAGCGCGTCGGTCGCGGCGGTCTCGGCCTTGGAGGAACGCGGCGTGAGCGTGCAGGTCGCCGCCGTCGACATGGCGGCCCCGGAAGCCGGGGAGCAGCTGCGTGAGCTGCTGGCGGCGCTGCCGCCGGTGCGCGGTGTCGTGCACGCCGCGGGCGTGGAAGCCGGTGCGCTGCTGGTGAACACGACCTCGGATGACCTGCGGGCCGCGATGGGGCCGAAAGTCGACGGGGTGCAGACGCTGCACGGGTTGTTCCCGCCGGGGCAGCTGGACTGGATGGTGTTGTTCTCGTCGTGCGGATACCTGGCCGGTTTCCCCGGGCAGGGCGCCTATGCCTGCGCCAACGCGTACCTCGACGCGTTCGCGCGCCGCCGGCAAGCGCTCGGGGACCGCACTGTCAGCGTCGCGTGGACCGCCTGGCGCGGACTGGGTATGGGATCGACGTCGGGCTATGTGGCCGCCCAGCTCGAGGCGCTGGGCATGGGCACCGTCGCCGCCGAGGACGCGCTCCGGGCACTCGACGCCGCGATGCGTTCCGGCGATCCGAACGCCGTGGTGTTGCCGGTGCTTCCGCAGGCTGCCGCAGTGCCGATGCTGGCCGACGTGGCTCCGGCGGCGGACGACGACGCCGACGGGGCAGGCGGCATCGTCGGGCCTGGCGACCAGGACGTCGAACGATGGGTGGCCGACCAGGTCATCGACGTGGTGGCCGCCGAGCTCGGTTGCGACCACACCGATGTCGATCCGCGGGTGCCGCTGATCGAGACCGGGGTCGACTCCATCATGACGGTCGCGGTGCGACGGGCCCTGGAGAAGCGCACCGGCCTGAGCCTTCCGCCCACCTTGCTGTGGGAGCATCCCAGCGCAGCCGCGGTCAGTGCCCGGATCGTCGAGATGCTCGGTGCGCCCGGGGATGCCGCATCAGGCATCGCTGATCGTGGCCGCGTCGGGGCGCCATAG
- the hemW gene encoding radical SAM family heme chaperone HemW, with the protein MDVSVPVSEAAADLPALTAPAGRPFGVYIHVPFCATRCGYCDFNTYTAAELGDSSPDGWLAALRTELELAAAHLGEVPEVSTVFVGGGTPSLLGAAGLAGVLDAVRARFQLAADAEVTTEANPESTSPEFFAALRTAGYTRVSLGMQSTAAHVLKALDRMHSPGRAVDAAREARRAGFDHVNLDLIYGTPGERDDDLRGSLDAVLAAGVDHVSAYALIVEEGTALARRVRRGELPAPDDDVLARRYELIDRHLGGAGFAWYEVSNWSRPGGECRHNMGYWNGGQWWGAGPGAHGYVAATRWWNVKHPATYAAVLAGRRLPVADFENLSEGTAHVEDVMLRVRMRAGLPLAALSAAERTRAAIAIDDGLLRADGGAVVLTDRGRLLADAVVRSLLD; encoded by the coding sequence ATGGACGTGTCCGTGCCGGTCTCTGAGGCGGCCGCCGACCTGCCTGCGCTGACGGCTCCGGCGGGGCGCCCCTTCGGCGTCTACATCCACGTGCCGTTCTGTGCGACACGCTGCGGCTACTGTGATTTCAACACCTACACTGCCGCCGAACTCGGGGACTCCAGCCCGGACGGCTGGCTGGCGGCGCTGCGCACCGAACTCGAGCTGGCCGCCGCCCACCTGGGCGAGGTGCCGGAGGTGTCGACGGTGTTCGTCGGCGGCGGCACCCCGTCGCTGCTGGGCGCCGCCGGGCTGGCCGGCGTGCTCGACGCGGTCCGGGCCCGGTTCCAGCTGGCCGCCGATGCCGAAGTGACCACCGAGGCCAACCCGGAGTCGACCTCGCCGGAGTTCTTCGCGGCCCTGCGCACCGCCGGCTACACCCGGGTCTCGCTGGGCATGCAGTCCACGGCTGCACATGTGCTCAAGGCCCTGGACCGGATGCATTCGCCCGGACGTGCCGTCGACGCCGCCCGGGAAGCACGCCGCGCCGGGTTCGACCACGTCAACCTCGACCTGATCTACGGCACGCCGGGGGAGCGCGACGACGACCTGCGCGGGTCGCTGGATGCGGTGCTGGCCGCCGGTGTCGACCACGTGTCGGCCTACGCGCTGATCGTCGAGGAGGGCACCGCGCTGGCCCGTCGGGTGCGACGCGGCGAGCTGCCCGCCCCGGACGACGATGTGCTGGCCCGCCGCTACGAGCTGATCGACCGCCACCTCGGCGGGGCCGGTTTCGCCTGGTACGAGGTGTCCAACTGGAGCCGGCCCGGCGGGGAGTGCCGACACAACATGGGGTACTGGAACGGCGGTCAGTGGTGGGGCGCGGGGCCCGGCGCGCACGGCTACGTGGCGGCGACGCGATGGTGGAACGTCAAGCACCCGGCGACCTATGCGGCGGTGCTGGCCGGCCGGCGGCTGCCGGTCGCCGACTTCGAGAATCTCTCCGAAGGCACCGCCCACGTCGAAGACGTGATGCTGCGGGTGCGGATGCGCGCCGGGCTTCCGCTCGCGGCGTTGTCCGCGGCCGAACGGACCCGAGCCGCGATCGCGATCGACGACGGTCTCCTGCGCGCCGACGGCGGCGCGGTGGTGCTCACCGACCGCGGTCGGCTGCTGGCCGATGCGGTGGTCCGCTCGCTGCTGGACTGA
- a CDS encoding nitrite/sulfite reductase — translation MTTAKTPPAKPAKRPRGEGQWALGYREPLNANEQAKKDDNPLNVRARIENIYAKNGFESIDKGDLRGRFRWWGLYTQRKPGFDGTWTGDENTDMLEDEFFMLRVRSDGGALSSAALRTLGQISTEFARDTADISDRQNVQYHWIRVEDMPEIWRRLDEVGLQTTEACGDCPRVVLGSPLAGESLDEVIDATPAVNEIVKRYIGKPEYSNLPRKFKTAISGLQDVVHEVNDVAFIGVHHPEHGPGFDLWVGGGLSTNPMLAQRVGVWVPLDEVPDVWEAVVSVFRDYGYRRLRSKARMKFLIKDWGVEKFREVLETEYLKRPLLDGPAPEPVTRPIDHVGVQKLKNGLNAVGVAPIAGRVTGTILSKVADLAEAAGSDRVRFTPYQKLIILDVPDEKLDDLRAGLDALGLPSTPSHWRRNLMACTGIEFCKLSFAETRSRSQVLVPELERRLEDINAQLDVPITININGCPNSCARIQVADIGFKGQMVDDGEGPEEGFQVHLGGSLGLDSGFGRKLRQHKVLASELGDYIERVVRNFVKQREQGERFATWALRADDADLR, via the coding sequence ATGACCACAGCCAAGACACCCCCCGCCAAGCCCGCCAAACGCCCCCGCGGCGAAGGTCAGTGGGCCCTGGGGTACCGCGAGCCGCTCAACGCCAACGAGCAGGCCAAGAAGGACGACAACCCGCTCAACGTGCGGGCGCGCATCGAGAACATCTACGCCAAGAACGGTTTCGAGTCGATCGACAAGGGCGACCTGCGCGGCCGGTTCCGGTGGTGGGGTCTGTACACCCAGCGCAAGCCCGGCTTCGACGGGACGTGGACCGGTGACGAGAACACCGACATGCTCGAAGACGAGTTCTTCATGCTGCGGGTGCGCTCCGACGGTGGCGCGCTGAGCAGCGCCGCTCTGCGCACCCTGGGGCAGATCTCCACCGAGTTCGCCCGCGACACCGCCGACATCTCCGACCGGCAGAACGTGCAGTACCACTGGATCCGGGTCGAGGACATGCCCGAGATCTGGCGTCGCCTCGACGAGGTCGGCCTGCAGACCACCGAGGCCTGCGGTGACTGCCCCCGCGTCGTGCTCGGCTCCCCGCTGGCCGGTGAGTCGCTCGACGAGGTGATCGACGCCACCCCCGCGGTGAACGAGATCGTCAAGCGCTATATCGGCAAGCCCGAGTACTCGAACCTGCCGCGTAAGTTCAAGACGGCGATCTCCGGTCTGCAGGACGTGGTCCACGAGGTCAACGACGTCGCGTTCATCGGCGTCCACCACCCCGAGCACGGACCCGGTTTCGACCTGTGGGTCGGCGGCGGCCTGTCGACCAACCCGATGCTGGCTCAGCGGGTCGGGGTGTGGGTGCCGCTCGACGAGGTGCCCGATGTGTGGGAGGCCGTGGTCAGCGTGTTCCGCGACTACGGTTACCGCCGGCTGCGCAGCAAGGCCCGGATGAAGTTCCTGATCAAGGACTGGGGCGTTGAGAAATTCCGCGAAGTTCTCGAAACGGAGTACCTGAAGCGTCCACTGCTCGACGGTCCCGCGCCGGAGCCGGTGACCCGGCCCATCGACCATGTGGGCGTGCAGAAGCTCAAGAACGGGCTCAATGCGGTCGGTGTCGCACCCATCGCCGGCCGGGTTACGGGCACCATCCTCAGCAAGGTCGCCGACCTTGCCGAAGCCGCGGGTTCGGACCGGGTGCGGTTCACGCCGTATCAGAAACTGATCATCCTCGACGTCCCCGACGAAAAGCTCGACGATCTGCGGGCCGGGCTGGATGCCCTCGGGCTGCCGTCGACACCGTCGCACTGGCGGCGGAACCTGATGGCCTGCACCGGAATCGAGTTCTGCAAGCTCAGTTTCGCCGAAACGCGCAGCCGCTCGCAGGTGCTGGTGCCGGAGCTGGAGCGGCGCCTGGAGGACATCAACGCCCAGCTCGACGTGCCGATCACGATCAACATCAACGGCTGCCCGAACTCGTGCGCGCGGATTCAGGTCGCCGACATCGGTTTCAAGGGGCAGATGGTCGACGATGGTGAAGGTCCCGAAGAGGGATTCCAGGTCCATCTGGGCGGGAGCCTGGGTCTGGACAGCGGCTTTGGTCGCAAGTTGCGCCAGCACAAGGTGCTGGCCAGCGAGCTCGGTGACTACATCGAGCGGGTGGTCCGCAACTTCGTGAAACAACGCGAGCAGGGTGAGCGTTTCGCTACGTGGGCACTACGAGCCGATGACGCGGACCTGAGGTGA
- a CDS encoding LLM class F420-dependent oxidoreductase: protein MELSGIGLWSSQLRYGNPEEAAEAAAELDDLGFTALWIPDVGGPVLDSVENLLSATKQTVIATGILNLWMHEPADVAHRYAALTQAHGERFLLGIGCSHAPLIDAGEPGRYRKPLAATRAFLDGLDSAAQPVPKDNRVLAALGPKMLQLSADRGRGAHPYLTTPEHTRQAREVLGEGPLLLPEQGVLLTEDRDQARAIGTEWLKSYLALPNYANNLLRLGFTEEDLSTVSDRVFDALLAWGDEETVRRRIDEHRQAGADHVCVQVLTTDPREFPREQWRRLAAALL, encoded by the coding sequence ATGGAGCTGTCTGGAATCGGGTTGTGGAGTTCGCAGTTGCGCTACGGGAACCCGGAGGAGGCAGCCGAAGCGGCCGCCGAGCTCGATGACCTCGGCTTCACCGCGCTGTGGATTCCCGACGTCGGTGGACCGGTGCTCGACTCGGTGGAGAACCTGCTCTCCGCCACCAAGCAGACGGTCATCGCCACCGGCATCCTCAACCTCTGGATGCATGAACCCGCCGACGTGGCACACCGGTACGCCGCGCTGACCCAGGCCCACGGCGAACGTTTCCTGCTCGGCATCGGCTGCAGTCACGCCCCGCTGATCGACGCCGGCGAGCCGGGCCGCTACCGCAAGCCGCTGGCCGCCACCAGGGCCTTCCTCGACGGTCTGGACAGCGCGGCGCAGCCGGTGCCGAAGGACAACCGGGTGCTGGCCGCGCTGGGACCGAAGATGCTGCAGCTGTCGGCCGACCGCGGGCGCGGCGCCCATCCGTATCTGACCACGCCCGAGCACACCCGGCAGGCGCGCGAGGTGCTCGGCGAGGGACCACTGCTCCTGCCCGAACAGGGCGTGTTGCTCACCGAGGACCGTGACCAGGCACGGGCCATCGGCACCGAGTGGCTCAAGTCGTATCTCGCGCTGCCGAATTACGCCAACAACCTGCTGCGCCTCGGCTTCACCGAAGAGGACCTGAGCACCGTCAGCGACCGCGTCTTCGACGCCCTGCTGGCCTGGGGGGACGAGGAGACCGTGCGGCGCCGCATCGACGAGCATCGGCAGGCCGGCGCCGACCACGTCTGTGTGCAGGTGCTGACCACCGATCCGCGCGAGTTTCCGCGCGAGCAGTGGCGTCGGCTCGCCGCGGCGCTGCTCTGA
- a CDS encoding phosphoadenylyl-sulfate reductase translates to MTDTDLQQLAERGAAELGPNATAEQLLAWTDENFGGLPSGSGYIVASNMQDAVLVHMAAQVRPGVDVLFLDTGYHFAETIGTRDAVEAVYDVNVVNVRPEHTVTEQDAALGRNLFERNPNECCRLRKVEPLSKALHGYSAWVTGIRRVEAPTRANAPLISWDAGFGLVKINPLAAWTDEDMQTYIDTHGVLVNPLVDEGYPSIGCAPCTRKPAAGADPRSGRWAGQGKIECGLHAS, encoded by the coding sequence CTGACCGATACCGACCTGCAGCAGCTTGCCGAACGCGGCGCCGCCGAGCTCGGTCCGAACGCCACTGCCGAGCAGCTGCTGGCATGGACCGACGAGAACTTCGGCGGGCTGCCGAGCGGATCCGGGTACATCGTGGCCTCGAACATGCAGGATGCGGTGCTGGTACATATGGCCGCGCAGGTGCGGCCGGGTGTGGACGTGTTGTTCCTCGACACCGGCTACCACTTCGCCGAGACCATCGGCACGCGCGACGCCGTCGAAGCCGTCTACGACGTCAACGTCGTCAACGTGCGTCCCGAGCACACGGTCACCGAGCAGGACGCTGCGCTGGGCCGCAACCTGTTCGAGCGCAACCCGAACGAATGCTGCCGGCTGCGCAAGGTCGAACCGCTGTCCAAGGCCCTGCACGGATACTCGGCCTGGGTCACCGGCATCCGTCGGGTCGAGGCGCCGACTCGGGCCAACGCACCATTGATCAGCTGGGACGCGGGGTTCGGCCTGGTCAAGATCAACCCGCTGGCGGCGTGGACCGACGAGGACATGCAGACCTACATCGACACCCACGGGGTGCTGGTGAATCCGCTTGTCGACGAAGGTTATCCGTCGATCGGCTGCGCACCGTGCACCCGTAAGCCGGCAGCCGGCGCCGATCCGCGCAGCGGACGGTGGGCCGGTCAGGGCAAGATCGAATGCGGGCTGCACGCCTCGTGA